In Spinacia oleracea cultivar Varoflay chromosome 5, BTI_SOV_V1, whole genome shotgun sequence, a single window of DNA contains:
- the LOC110783531 gene encoding lysine-specific demethylase JMJ31, translated as MEESLRIKEFDEVTSAEEFESQIEPLNVPAVFRGCVKDWKAFQSWNPTNGGLDYLQERVQSAIVEVMLSRSAPVFYGDIRSHERVPLPFSSFIEFCKRGSDKDGIHDACSESEILESVASDADLCNSLTNARDQIYLAQVPILNRENEERVQLESLQEDIKIPSFLGPNKLSSINLWMNNAESRSSTHYDPHHNLLCVVAGCKRVVLWPPSAGPLLYPMPLYGEASNHSSVTLDSPDFSLHPRFERAHESSQKVTLQAGDGLFIPEGWFHQVDSDQLTIAVNFWWKSNMMSSMLEHMDVYYLRLILRRLVDKERNQMLPKISGAGSGKVRDCRSEASDNEKPGIQENVKFNVNVKLHDLCPPTFEALHKLVSLVHDGVNAVSQPCPSTTDSRVIPDSDGKNTMITTKSLNSASQQDQCTSKCDSGVIPDKDSKNMVVSNLYSLEDDSIANILLNLEPIDLMTVCLAMVNSFPRTLEALILHMLSPVGAEVLTRKFEELDQQMTEEDRSAFYQRFYSVFDDQFAIMDVILKGKESFALQAFKNVLQLYMGVRE; from the exons atggAGGAATCACTGCGAATTAAAGAATTCGATGAAGTTACTTCCGCTGAAGAATTCGAGTCTCAAATTGAACCCCTAAACGTTCCCGCG GTTTTTAGAGGATGTGTGAAGGATTGGAAAGCTTTCCAGAGCTGGAATCCTACAAATGGCGGTCTCGATTATTTGCAG GAGCGAGTACAATCAGCTATTGTGGAGGTTATGCTATCAAGATCAGCACCGGTTTTCTATGGTGATATCAGAAGCCATGAGAGG GTTCCGCTGCCGTTTTCTTCATTCATTGAGTTTTGTAAGAGGGGTTCAGACAAAGATGGAATCCATGATGCCTGCAGTGAGTCAGAGATACTTGAGAGTGTGGCATCCGATGCTGATTTGTGCAATTCGTTAACAAATGCTCGTGATCAGATTTATTTAGCACAG GTCCCGATCTTGAACAGGGAGAATGAAGAAAGGGTGCAATTAGAAAGTTTACAGGAAGACATTAAAATA CCTTCTTTCTTGGGACCAAATAAATTATCTTCTATCAATTTGTGGATGAATAATGCAGAGTCTAGATCGAGCACCCACTATGATCCTCACCATAACCTTTTATGTGTAGTCGCTGGTTGCAAGCGAG TTGTTCTATGGCCGCCATCTGCTGGCCCGCTCTTGTATCCTATGCCATTATACGGAGAGGCCTCTAATCATAG CTCTGTCACTCTTGATTCTCCTGATTTTTCGCTTCATCCACGATTTGAACGCGCGCATGAGTCTTCCCAGAAAGTCACTCTTCAAGCAGGAGATGGGCTTTTTATTCCCGAAGGCTG GTTCCATCAAGTTGATAGTGATCAGTTGACTATTGCTGTTAACTTTTGGTGGAAATCTAACATGATGTCTAGCATGTTGGAACATATGGATGTATATTACTTGCGTTTAATATTGAGAAG ATTAGTTGACAAAGAGAGG AATCAGATGTTGCCGAAAATTTCTGGTGCGGGTTCTGGTAAAGTGAGAGACTGCAGAAGTGAGGCATCTGACAATGAAAAACCAG GTATTCAAGAAAATGTCAAGTTTAATGTGAATGTCAAACTTCATGATCTTTGCCCCCCAACATTTGAAGCTCTTCACAAACTTGTTTCTCTCGTCCATGACGGGGTCAATGCTGTCAGTCAACCATGCCCTTCAACAACTGATTCTAGAGTGATTCCTGATAGTGATGGAAAAAACACGATGATTACTACTAAGTCACTCAATTCGGCCTCTCAACAAGATCAATGCACTTCAAAATGTGATTCAGGAGTTATTCCAGATAAGGACTCCAAGAACATGGTGGTATCTAACTTGTACAGCCTGGAAGATGATTCCATTGCCAATATCCTCTTGAATCTTGAACCAATTGATCTTATGACTGTCTGTCTGGCAATGGTG AACAGTTTCCCCAGAACCTTAGAGGCTTTGATATTACACATGCTTTCGCCAGTAGGGGCTGAAGTTCTTACACGAAAATTTGAGGAGTTAGATCAGCAGATGACTGAAGAAGATCG GAGCGCATTCTACCAGAGGTTTTACAGTGTGTTTGATGATCAGTTTGCTATCATGGATGTGATCTTGAAAGGAAAAGAGTCATTTGCACTTCAG GCTTTCAAGAATGTTTTGCAACTATACATGGGAGTCAGAGAGTGA